One genomic region from Equus caballus isolate H_3958 breed thoroughbred chromosome 4, TB-T2T, whole genome shotgun sequence encodes:
- the EN2 gene encoding homeobox protein engrailed-2 — protein MEENDPKPSEAAAAAAAAEGQRQPESSPSGGSGGGGSSPGDADTGRRRALMLPAVLQAPGNHQHPHRITNFFIDNILRPEFGRRKDTGTCCAGAGGARGGGAGGEGGAGGAEGGGGAGGAEQLLGSGREPRQNTPCAPGAGGPLPGGGGDSPGDGEGGSKALSLLGGAKKGGDPGGPLDGALKARGLGGGDLSVSSDSDSSQASANLGAQPMLWPAWVYCTRYSDRPSSGPRSRKPKKKNPNKEDKRPRTAFTAEQLQRLKAEFQTNRYLTEQRRQSLAQELSLNESQIKIWFQNKRAKIKKATGNKNTLAVHLMAQGLYNHSTTAKEGKSDSE, from the exons ggcggcggcggcggaggggCAGCGGCAGCCGGAATCCAGCCCCAGCGGCGGCTCGGGTGGCGGCGGCAGCAGCCCGGGCGACGCGGACACTGGCCGCCGGCGGGCTCTGATGCTGCCCGCGGTCTTGCAGGCGCCGGGCAACCACCAGCACCCGCACCGCATCACCAACTTCTTCATCGACAACATCCTGCGGCCCGAGTTCGGCCGGAGAAAGGACACGGGGACGTGCTGTGCCGGCGCGGGAGGAGCGAGAGGCGGCGGAGCCGGCGGCGAAGGCGGCGCTGGCGGCGCAGAGggaggcggcggcgcgggcggcgccGAGCAGCTCCTGGGGTCCGGCCGGGAGCCCCGGCAGAACACGCCCTGTGCGCCCGGTGCGGGCGGGCCGctccccggcggcggcggcgactctccGGGTGACGGGGAAGGCGGCTCCAAGGCGCTCTCGCTGCTCGGCGGCGCCAAAAAAGGAGGCGACCCCGGAGGCCCCCTGGACGGAGCGCTCAAGGCCCGCGGCTTGGGAGGCGGCGACCTGTCGGTGAGCTCGGACTCGGACAGCTCGCAGGCCAGCGCTAACCTGGGTGCGCAGCCCATGCTCTGGCCAGCCTGGGTCTACTGCACGCGCTACTCGGACCGGCCTTCTTCAG GTCCCAGGTCTCGAAAACCAAAGAAGAAGAACCCCAACAAAGAGGACAAGCGGCCACGCACGGCCTTCACGGCGGAGCAGCTGCAGAGGCTCAAAGCCGAGTTCCAGACCAACAGGTACCTGACGGAGCAGCGGcgccagagcctggcccaggagcTCAGCCTCAACGAGTCTCAGATCAAGATCTGGTTCCAGAACAAGCGCGCCAAGATCAAGAAGGCCACGGGCAACAAGAACACGCTGGCCGTGCACCTGATGGCGCAGGGCCTGTACAACCACTCCACCACGGCCAAGGAGGGCAAGTCGGACAGCGAGTAG